The genomic DNA GAGCGACAACATGGTAGGATGGGCACCATGCTCGCGCTGGTGAAGCAGGCCATGGGGTTCGTGACCGTGGGGCGCTCCACTGAGGTCGAGCGCGAGCGTGTCTGGGTGGAGGCGACGGACGGCATCGCGGCGGCCCGGACGACTATAGAGCGGTGGCGCGCACGCGGAGGCAGTACAGATCCTCAACAATCGGCAGCGCTCCGTGGTGCGGTCCACTGTGGCACGGGTGGGGGACTCCACGTGCATGGCGCTGTCGCGCGAGCTGCCGGAGATGCGCGCGCGGTAGACCGGTAGCGGTATGAGCTGTGTGCGCTTCCGTGCTCGCCGGGCTGAGCTCGCATGCGCAGCAGAGCGCCACGTCGCGGCAGATGGTGTCGGGCGGCAGCAGGGCAGAGACACCGGGCTTGCGCATGCGGCCAGGCGGGGGAGTTGGGGTCTGCGGCTGGCTCCACGCGCGTTGAGGCAAAGGAAGCACGAGCAGGTGGCGAGCCGGAGGCGGAGCCAGCCGCATGAGCAGGCAAGCGGAGCTGGCGGCGAGCATGACGGAGCGGGTGGTGAGTTAGGGCGTCCGCAATGGTTAgctatttagctagctagatttgATGTGGCAATGAAAAAATAGGAGAGAGAGTAGTCATTAGTGACGAGTAAATAGCTGATCTATTTCACGTAgtccaaaaatatatgagagGAACGCGTAGGTTCCATAATATAAAATAATCTTTTCTTTTGTCTCTCACATCCATATCAGCAGATTAAATAGGTATTACTAACTATTACCATTGCGCACGTCCTTAGTGGAAAATGTGATAGAATGATAACGATTTATTTTTTCGGTGGTGTTTGAGAGGACCAAACATTTTTTATGGTATTTTACAGAAGTCAGACTTGCTCTTCGGTGTGGCatgagacggcggcggcggtctgcaAAACCGACTCAACGCACGAACGGCCGAGATGAGCCGGCACCCGAATGGACGCCTCAGATTGACCACCTTGTCGTATAAAGCGTCCACCCTCCCGTCACCAGCCCTAGCCCCCCTTTctccccgccgccacctcgccctcgcgctcgccTTCGCCCTCGCTCCCTCCCTCCGATTGCAAGAGCGCTCAAGGCGGCGACCGCATCTCCAAGATGGTACGCTGTTCGATTCGACCGTGTTGTTTGTTTTTTCCTTTCCATTTCGATCTCGTTTCTCCGCTTGGTTGATTGCTCTTCCGATCTGATGTTGTTCGTGG from Panicum virgatum strain AP13 chromosome 7N, P.virgatum_v5, whole genome shotgun sequence includes the following:
- the LOC120682511 gene encoding uncharacterized protein LOC120682511 isoform X1 encodes the protein MSRHPNGRLRLTTLSYKASTLPSPALAPLSPRRHLALALAFALAPSLRLQERSRRRPHLQDGAPERHRPAQPAGGAREAQAQEEAPRPVPQLLLHGCQVPGLFQHYLWDFCSFIALCT